From a region of the Streptomyces sp. B21-083 genome:
- a CDS encoding amidohydrolase translates to MMFRESEADLPGEAALPGTLPEGLRAELVAFRRDMHMHPELGNQEFRTTAAIRTRLEKAGLRPRVLATGTGLICDIGDIGVDPEDQGGGTAVPVLALRADIDALPIPDTKSDCAYRSTVPDRAHACGHDVHTTVVLGAGLVLAELHRQGLLPRPVRLIFQPAEEVLPGGAADAIECGALDGVGRIIAVHCDPRVDAGRIGLRHGPITSACDRLEISLDGAGGHTARPHLTTDLVTAAARVATDVPALVSRRVDARSGLSVTWGRIESGHACNVIPQHAELSGTVRCLDLDTWHQAPDLVHAAVDEIANLYRAKSEITYVRGVPPVVNDADVTELLRDAMTSRRGAHSVEDTAQSLGGEDFSWYLEHVPGAMARLGVRRPGERGVRDLHQGDFDADEHAITVGVELFTAAALLDARER, encoded by the coding sequence ATGATGTTCCGAGAGTCCGAGGCCGATCTCCCCGGGGAAGCCGCGCTTCCCGGCACGCTGCCGGAGGGATTGCGCGCCGAGCTCGTCGCGTTCCGCCGCGACATGCACATGCACCCGGAGCTCGGAAACCAGGAGTTCCGCACCACCGCCGCGATCAGGACACGGCTCGAGAAGGCCGGCCTCCGGCCGCGCGTGCTCGCCACCGGAACCGGGCTCATCTGTGACATCGGTGACATCGGCGTCGACCCCGAGGATCAGGGCGGCGGCACCGCTGTGCCCGTCCTTGCCCTGCGCGCCGACATCGACGCCCTTCCCATCCCGGACACGAAGAGTGACTGCGCGTACCGCTCCACCGTGCCCGACCGCGCCCACGCCTGCGGCCACGACGTGCACACCACCGTCGTGCTCGGCGCCGGGCTCGTCCTCGCCGAACTGCACCGGCAGGGCCTCCTGCCGAGGCCGGTGCGGCTGATCTTCCAGCCCGCCGAAGAGGTGCTGCCCGGCGGCGCCGCCGACGCGATCGAGTGCGGCGCGCTCGACGGGGTCGGCCGGATCATCGCCGTGCACTGCGACCCGAGGGTCGACGCCGGGCGGATCGGGCTGCGCCACGGGCCCATCACCTCCGCCTGCGACCGGCTGGAGATCTCGCTCGACGGCGCCGGCGGCCACACCGCGCGCCCCCACCTCACCACCGACCTCGTCACCGCCGCGGCCCGGGTCGCCACCGACGTGCCCGCGCTCGTGTCCCGGCGCGTCGACGCCCGCAGCGGCCTCTCCGTGACCTGGGGCCGGATCGAGTCGGGCCACGCCTGCAACGTGATCCCGCAGCACGCCGAGCTGTCCGGGACCGTACGGTGTCTCGACCTCGACACCTGGCACCAGGCCCCCGACCTCGTCCACGCGGCTGTCGACGAGATCGCCAACCTGTACCGGGCCAAGTCCGAGATCACCTACGTGCGAGGCGTGCCGCCCGTCGTCAACGACGCGGACGTCACCGAACTGCTGCGCGACGCGATGACCTCCCGGCGCGGCGCCCACTCCGTCGAGGACACCGCCCAGAGCCTCGGCGGCGAGGACTTCTCCTGGTACCTGGAGCACGTCCCCGGCGCGATGGCCCGCCTCGGCGTGCGCAGGCCGGGCGAGCGCGGGGTACGCGACCTGCACCAGGGCGACTTCGACGCCGACGAGCACGCGATCACGGTCGGCGTGGAACTGTTCACGGCCGCGGCGCTGCTCGACGCGCGGGAGCGGTAG